The genomic stretch gcccaagcccccccccccccccccccccagctgcagAAGATCACTTGATTAAATTGCTGCACGCTTCATTTCCAGGCGTTGGCAAGTGACGGAATCATTAACCACACTGGGCGGTTTAATTAGACGGCGGCGGTTGGGAAAggccccttcttcctccctgacTCCTGGGCAAGAGGATAGGAATCGAACGGTGGGTCTGCTCCAGAGTTTTGCATCTGTCTTCTCCTGGCCTTCTTCTCCTTGTGTCTCCTCTGTATCTGTGTCCAACCttctcttttcttataaggacactggtcattggatttagggctcacCCTACTCCAGCATGACCTCTTATTAGCTTGATTACATTTACAAGGGCCTgaattccaaataaggtcatattcacaggtaccagggagGGGGGCTTGAACTTTTTGGAGGACAGAATTCTACCCACCACACATAGCGAAGTCCACATTCAAGGACAGCATAGactgctctttctttttaatgtgtttatttctttttgagagaaagcgcgCGCACACCTGAGGACACgaccaggggaaggggaagggcagagagagggaaacagagcccAAGtaggctctccgctgacagcagagagccccatgtagggctcgaactaacaaaccatgagatcacgacctgagccaaagtccgatgcttaaatgactgagccacccaagtgcctgcATAGACTGGGTCACTGGGAATGATGATGGGGAGAGCAGCAATCTTATTCCCATTCCTTGGTTCGCAGCACCTTGTATTGACTATTGACTCATTGCATTTGTCGCATTATGGAGTAAGGTTCCCCAGCACCACAGGATGTTTGCCCTGAGCCAGCATCTTTGCTGCACCTTCAATGGGCTCTGGGTGTTTCTGGGTGATGCAGTGTGAGGCAGGGCAGTGGCTCCCATGCATGTGTGCTTTTTGCCATACCTCGTTTCTTGGAAAAAGACACCCTTGCTCTGAAGTATTGTTCTGTGGCATACCGTGTCAATAGATCAGGTGTGTGTAAGCCCTCAGAGGGATTGCTAGCAGAGACACTGTGCATAGGGAAGGCAAATCCAAATCCAAAGTTGGACTaattactccccccccccccatcagggTGAGAGGAAGCCGATATAACCTTTCTGCTACCAAACGGCTGGCTGGTCCCCTTAAGAAATGACATCACACCAAGAGCTCCACATTGATCTCTGCTTGCTGGTGGATTGGGCATTCAATGATGGCAGTATTGAGATCAACCTTGCTGAGAGAGAACCCTTCCTTCTAGGCCCACGCAGAACCTCCAGCCCTTCCACCACAGCCATTGCCTTCATGGATCCATTGCACCATGGAGAGAAGCTAGCTGACCACCACAGGGTTCCTTCTAtccgcctggtggctcagtttgaGTTTCCTGCTCTGCCAGGGGTCATTGGCAGAGACACAGGAATCCACGTACCCTTCCCGTGCACTCCCCTAGGTACATTAGGTATCTCCACCTCTTCTCCAAAGCTTCTGCCCTCTTACTGTAACATTGTGATTTATgatgaaaattatatatgtttggtctttgtccctgtttTTGGctcagagctcctaaaactcttggaatttcctgtgatgagagtcataaaggtgtcttttgttttgtgaatGCGGTGACTTTTGTAcagcacctaaggatggggctggttgccaggagaccCAACTGAAtaattagagggttggaactttccttcctccttccccaacctccacagagggaagaggggctggagattgaatcAGTGGCCactggccaatgatttaatcaatcacgCCTTTGTAATGAAGCCTCCTTTGAAacccaaaagggagaaaaaaggaacagggTTTGGAGACCTGGGTTGGAGGTATGGGAGAGTGACATGCTTCAAGAGAACACAGAAGCTCTGTGCCTTGCCCTCATACCTTGCCTTACATATCTCTTCAATCGGGCTACCCCTGAGTTATATACGGttataataaactggtgatcTAGTAAGTTTCTCTGAGTCCTGTGAGCTGCTCCACCAAATTAATCCGGCCCATGGAGGGGGTCTTGGAAACCTCTGCAGTGGCAGTGGGTCTGCCAGTACTTACTTAGCTCATGATGGACGGCCTCAGTCACATAGGTACTTGATGGCCCATggccagcttctttttttttttttttttagcgcttattgatttgttttgagacagagcacgcacagagagagagagagagagaatcccaagtcagcacagagcccgacgtgagcctccatctcaccaattgtgagatcatgacctgagttgaaatcaagactcagacacttaacccactgagccacccaggcaccaacccccctcccccacggtcaGCTTCTAAGTCTGTATCGTGGCCCAGTAACATGATGGCAGCTGCTTTATTGTTAAGgttgatttacttttgagagagacagaacaagcaggagaggggcagagagagagggagacagaagatccaaaccAGAttgggctgacagcgcagagcccagtgcggggcttgagctcacgaacctcgagatcatgacccgagcagaagtctgacgcttaacggactgagccacccaggcgcccaatagCTGCTTTTTGAAGAGTAAGTACCTCTGCCACAGAACATAGGGCCTTGCTCCAGACCTTTATGGGTCTGTGCTCGGATCCTTCCACTGAGGTTTCCCAGACTCTTCACAGCATTATTATTATCTACCATGGACAGATCCTCTCGAGCCTTTAGGTTGGCTGTGTCTTCTGGCTGTAATGGCACAGCAGTTTGCTCTGCGCCCCACTCAAAACAGGTCATGCCTGTGTGTCCCAAGACCTGCTTGAGCAGACATTCCACCAATTCAGTGATCTACTCAGCATCATGCCAAATACATCCCTTTCCTTGTTGGAGTTAGTGGCGGTTTCCTTTTGCCATCAGAAAATCCTAACAGCCTTTTGCCTCGTTGAGTCCGAGAGAACAAAATGGGTCACCAGCAGCTCTACTGGAGCCACTGGAGGAAATTTGGCCAGGGTTCTCAGTTCTTGCTGAATCTGCTTAAACCACCACAGTCTGATCCGGAAACCCGGCCTTAATGTGTGCCGCCGGTGTTTCCATCAGTGCTTGAAAGACCCAGGCTTCATTAAGTTGGATTTAGTGAACTTCCTTGAATGGGTCATCCAAGAGACCTACCTTAACTGCACAGATCCAAGATGCCTACCTTACTGCTAACTCgttgtacataaaataaaataaaaccacttcaATGAggactcctgggtgactcagtc from Panthera uncia isolate 11264 unplaced genomic scaffold, Puncia_PCG_1.0 HiC_scaffold_1583, whole genome shotgun sequence encodes the following:
- the LOC125917207 gene encoding LOW QUALITY PROTEIN: 40S ribosomal protein S29-like (The sequence of the model RefSeq protein was modified relative to this genomic sequence to represent the inferred CDS: deleted 1 base in 1 codon; substituted 1 base at 1 genomic stop codon); this encodes MGHQQLYWSHWRKFGQGSQSCXICLNHHSLIRKPGLNVCRRCFHQCLKDPGFIKLDLVNFLEWVIQETYLNCTDPRCLPYC